Proteins encoded within one genomic window of Streptomyces sp. NBC_01314:
- a CDS encoding SDR family oxidoreductase, with protein sequence MSIIVTGATGHLGKFVIEGLLEKVPAEQITAVVRSEEKAAGFAARGVKIAVADYNTPETFDGVLAAGDKVLLISSSEVGADRVGQHRVVIDAAKAAGVALLAYTSAPGSLTAALANAHRGTEEALLASGLPYALLRNGWYHENYTEQLAPVLEYSAVTHAAGEGRVSSATRADYAAAAVAVLTGEGHENKTYELGGDVAWSFAEYAAELSKQTGKEIANNAVSVEVLTGILAGVGLPEPLAAILAGVDASAEKGELVVASGDLSRLIGRPTTPIADSIAVALKS encoded by the coding sequence ATGAGCATCATCGTCACCGGAGCGACCGGACACCTCGGCAAGTTCGTCATCGAGGGGCTGCTGGAGAAGGTCCCGGCCGAGCAGATCACGGCCGTCGTCCGCAGCGAGGAGAAGGCCGCCGGGTTCGCCGCGCGCGGTGTGAAGATCGCCGTCGCCGACTACAACACCCCCGAGACCTTCGACGGCGTCCTGGCCGCCGGTGACAAGGTGCTGCTGATCTCCAGCAGCGAGGTCGGTGCCGACCGAGTGGGCCAGCACCGGGTCGTGATCGACGCCGCCAAGGCGGCCGGGGTCGCGCTCCTCGCGTACACCAGCGCGCCGGGCAGCCTGACGGCCGCGCTCGCGAACGCCCACCGGGGCACGGAGGAGGCGCTGCTCGCCTCCGGTCTGCCGTACGCCCTGCTGCGCAACGGCTGGTACCACGAGAACTACACCGAGCAGCTCGCGCCGGTGCTGGAGTACAGCGCCGTCACGCACGCCGCCGGCGAGGGTCGGGTCTCCTCCGCGACCCGCGCGGACTACGCGGCCGCCGCGGTCGCCGTGCTGACCGGTGAGGGCCACGAGAACAAGACGTACGAGCTCGGCGGCGACGTCGCCTGGAGCTTCGCCGAGTACGCGGCCGAGCTGAGCAAGCAGACCGGCAAGGAGATAGCGAACAACGCCGTCTCCGTCGAGGTCCTCACCGGCATCCTGGCCGGCGTCGGGCTCCCCGAGCCGCTGGCCGCGATCCTCGCGGGCGTGGACGCGTCCGCCGAGAAGGGCGAGCTGGTCGTCGCCTCCGGCGACCTCTCCCGCCTCATCGGCCGCCCGACCACGCCGATCGCGGACTCGATCGCGGTGGCACTGAAGAGCTGA
- a CDS encoding winged helix-turn-helix transcriptional regulator, producing MAVSKVSTQPDSKYDMNGEGMCPHRLILEHVTSRWGVLVLIALLERPYRFSELRRAIGRVSEKMLTQTLQTLERDGLVHRDAKPVIPPRVDYSLTDLGREAAEQVRALASWTKDRMDDVQEARQAYDAARQAYDEARA from the coding sequence ATGGCCGTAAGTAAGGTGTCGACGCAGCCCGACAGCAAGTACGACATGAACGGCGAGGGCATGTGCCCCCACCGCCTCATCCTTGAGCACGTCACCAGCCGCTGGGGTGTCCTCGTCCTGATCGCGCTGCTGGAGCGGCCGTACCGCTTCAGCGAGCTGCGCCGGGCCATCGGCCGCGTCAGCGAGAAGATGCTCACCCAGACCCTCCAGACCCTGGAGCGCGACGGCCTCGTCCACCGCGACGCCAAGCCCGTCATCCCGCCCCGCGTCGACTACTCCCTGACCGACCTCGGCCGCGAGGCGGCCGAACAGGTACGCGCCCTGGCGAGCTGGACCAAGGACCGCATGGACGACGTACAGGAGGCCCGGCAGGCGTACGACGCGGCCCGGCAGGCGTACGACGAGGCCCGGGCCTGA